In Edaphobacter aggregans, the sequence GGTGCGGTGAGCGTGCTGGGGTCGGTGGCGGGAGTGGCTGCAGGGGCGGCTGTGGGGCTTGCCGGGATGTGGGCAGTTCGCTTGCCGCTGCGAGACGCGATGATTGCCATGGTAGCCGGGGTGGCGGGTTTGTTCTTCGACAGCCTGCTGGGGGCTACGGTGGAGCGGCGCGGATGGCTGGGGAACGATCTAGTGAACTTCGCTTCGACCCTGTTTGCGGCTGCGGTGGCGCTGTGGCTGATGATCGTTGTGGGCTAGAGGTCTTCCCTGCCTCAAGCTAGCGATCGAAGCCAGCTGAAATTGATGCCGAGGCGCCAGAAGGTGTAGCTGACGATCTCGTGGAGATGACGGCTGAAGAGGTCGTAGTTGCTGATGTGGCCTATGGTGGCGCGGGGGGAGGTGTAAACGTCGAGTCCGGCGTCGCGGCTGATCTCGCGGATGCGGAAGAGATGTGTACCGTCGGAGACGACGACGATATGGCGGAGATTATTTTCGTGGGCGATGGCGGCGAGGCGATGGACCTGCTGCTCGGTATTGAGGGAGCGGGTCTCTACGATGATGTTTCCGAAGGGGATTCCGTTGGCCAGAAGGAAGTCACGCCCGACACCGCCCTCGGTGTTGCCGGAGTCTTTGTCGCTGCCGCCGCCGAGGGTGATGATGAGCGGGGCGATCTGCTTGCGATAGAGATCGACGGCGTGGTCGAGGCGGAAGTGCAGGGTCGGTGAGGGGCGGCCGGAATATTCTGCCGCTCCGAAGACGGCGATGGCGTCGGCCTGCTGGGCCTCGTCGCGGTTGGCTACGTCGTCAATCTGCCGGTAGACGTAGATGAACCAGGCGAGGGTCCCCAACAGGAAAAGGCCGAGGAGCCAGCGCAGGAGGGTGCCCGCTGTGGAGGGTCGGTTGCGGCGCAGATTGGAGGCAGAAGCGATCATTCGTTCAGGCGAAGATTGAGTGTACGCTATCGGGGATTTCAGACGGCTAGTGCTGGAGGGTTAAGGCGATTTCGTGGGTCGGAATGGCGCCTTCTCGCAGGATCATCCAGGAGTTACCGCCACCTGAGAGGTCGACGATGGTGGTCGCGGTGGAACGGGCGGTAGGGCCGCCGTCGACGATAAGGGGAATCTTATTACCGAGCTGGTCGCGGACGCCGTTGGCGTAGGTGCACTCGGGGAATCCGGAGAGATTAGCCGACGTTGCTGTGATGGGCAGGCCGAGCCGGGAGACTACAGCGCGGGGGATGGCTGCTTCGGGGACGCGCAGGGCGACGTTGCCGGTGTTGGCGGTAACGCGAAGGGGCAGCTTGGAGCCAGCCTTGACGACGATGGTCAGCGGGCCGGGCCAGAACTTTTCCGCAAGGCGGTCGAAGGCGGAGTCCACCTGACGGACGAGTTCGTAGGCCTGGGCCATCTCGGCGATGAGTAGAGAGAGCGGCTTGTGGCGGGCGCGGGACTTGATCTCGTAGATGCGATCGACGGCCTGAAGATTGACGGGGTCAACGGCGAGTCCGTAGAAGGTGTCGGTGGGGAGAGCTACAACCTTGCCACTGTGAAGACTGGCGACGACCTGGTCGATGCGGTCAGGTTCGGGCTCGTCGGGATGGATGCGGAGGGTCTCGGCCGTCAATTCATGGGCTCCTGTGCCGGGTGTGCGGCCATCTCGCAACATAGCATAGTGGGGCCGGTGGCTCAATGGCGAGAGGTCGGTCGGGTATATTCGATCTCATTCGAGCAGGGGAAGGGCTCATGACGGTTCTGCACCGCATTTCACCGG encodes:
- a CDS encoding YdcF family protein; the protein is MIASASNLRRNRPSTAGTLLRWLLGLFLLGTLAWFIYVYRQIDDVANRDEAQQADAIAVFGAAEYSGRPSPTLHFRLDHAVDLYRKQIAPLIITLGGGSDKDSGNTEGGVGRDFLLANGIPFGNIIVETRSLNTEQQVHRLAAIAHENNLRHIVVVSDGTHLFRIREISRDAGLDVYTSPRATIGHISNYDLFSRHLHEIVSYTFWRLGINFSWLRSLA
- a CDS encoding L-threonylcarbamoyladenylate synthase; amino-acid sequence: MTAETLRIHPDEPEPDRIDQVVASLHSGKVVALPTDTFYGLAVDPVNLQAVDRIYEIKSRARHKPLSLLIAEMAQAYELVRQVDSAFDRLAEKFWPGPLTIVVKAGSKLPLRVTANTGNVALRVPEAAIPRAVVSRLGLPITATSANLSGFPECTYANGVRDQLGNKIPLIVDGGPTARSTATTIVDLSGGGNSWMILREGAIPTHEIALTLQH